In Syngnathus typhle isolate RoL2023-S1 ecotype Sweden linkage group LG13, RoL_Styp_1.0, whole genome shotgun sequence, the sequence GTTGCGCCTGCCATAAACACCAATTACGAGTTCACCAAGGAGCTGGGTCGGCTGCTGAGTCGTCCCACCATCTTACCCGTGCCCACCTTCGTGCTCAACACTCTGTTGGGCTCAGAAAGAGCTGTGATACTGGCTCAGGGCCAGAAAGTGGTACCCAAAAGGACTTTGGAGACTGGGTTCCAGTACAAGTACCCAGACTTGGTGTCGGCTCTCAAACAAATTGTCGccagttaataataataattaaaaaccaATGTAcactgcaagaaatacgtcctCGTCCATCATTAGGGGACAACCATGAAATCCTCACTGATGCAAAAATAGCATTTTACATCAACATGTGTTTATATTGTATAAAAGTAAAGTTCAAATAAATATTAAGACCTTTGTTATCAGCTATCACTGTATCATAAGGAAAATAGGCTATCCATTAGTCAAAAGTTGGGTTTCCTTCCTGATCCAAATACTAGGCCAGCAACATCTTTAACAGGCTTTCATTTCATACTTTAGTGCTAGTTTGCCCCCATGGCATAGGCTGTAGTGGGCAGCTATCTTATTGATGTGAGTTTTGAGTTGGCTATGTGATGAAGAAATAAGGCCTTCATGTTCACTTGCTTACAGGCGTGTTTATTAGCCTGATGTTGGTTCACCATCGGTGTCGTCGTCATTTTGGTTGTCGTCGTCTTGAACTAGAGGAAGTCGGTCGCCCCATTGGCTGCTGCGGGCGCAGCGATACACGTCTCTAAACGGAAAAGAAATATATTCAGGAAAGGCTCTGGGTGTGTATTTGAGCGCTACTAATGCTTGGGACATTAGCATAAAATCTGCTGAGTGGGTTACCATGACCTCATTTCTTGGACCTGTTCAGTAATATGCTGCCCCCTATAACTCATGCCATGCTAAAGAAGTTAGCATACCTTATGCTAGGGAAGTTTAGTCGACTTTATTTATTGCAATGAAAGAGGAACTGCATGTTGTTTGGTAATATGCGGCTCGTTATGGCTCACGGTAAGGAACTGCTAATTTACCATTCAACTGCGAACTTTGTTAGCCATTAACCTCCTTATCTGGGGTCTCTCTCACCGTCCATGTTTGCTGGCGGTCACCACCAGGTGCTGCAGGCGTCCGTCCGGGTGACACAGACGGCAATGCACGTGCCTTGTCCTGGCCTGTGGGGGCGCTAGCAGCCTGGACCAGTGCACCTCTGCCTCTAGGGGGCGGCGTTGCTCTCGGGTCACGATCAGGTAGCTGAACTTTTCCATCTGACTGTTatgctaaaacaaaacaatagatGAAGTAATTACTGTGCTGCGAGTTAGGAGTTTAATGCTAACTGTATGAGCCTCGGTTAGTGGCCAATAATTAAATACCTACCCCGTATAGCGGCATGTACATCTGATGGAAGTTGCAAGGCACGACGGATGCTAGTGCAAGTTTGGGACACGTGGCTTCGTGAGGAcactaaaaaacaaacaagtgaaaTGTATTGCAATGTATCATCATACcagtaaatatataaataatcaaAATGATCAAAATAAATACCGGGGCAAACACCGAAGCCGGTCTGGTGTCATGGACGGTTTTGTCTTGGTTGTGTAGTAGAGTCTCTCGAGCCTCCATTAGCATCTGATGGCCTTCTTTGGTCCCATTTTCCACCAATAACTAATAGAAAAACCGTTGAcagtatttcatttcatttcatttcatttcattgtagTCTAGTCTGTGTTACCCACGAGGTAGGAGGCGGTCTTCCTCCACAAAACGAGCACGGCCTCTTCCCGCTCCTTGGCACTGGCGATTTCCGACAACGTGTAGGCTGACGCCACCAAGTCAAACTGCacctgagaaaacaaaagtgtttGCTCGTTCAGCTACAAACGGTCCTTGTCCAGCTAAATCACTGGATCTCACCTTGGGGGATACGGGTAGAAACTGCCTGAAGTAAACATGCTTGATGTGAGCTGCTGCGTGTTCGTCGTCACCTTCGCCACCAGAGGGTCATCATTTAAAGCCAATCTCTTGGCAGATCATTATTTAAATTTTTGGGCTGAGTGAGGCTGTACCTTTAAGAAGGCGTTCCGCCAAAATGTTCATGGGCCCTGAGCTGTCCACACAAACCAGCTCCTTCAGAGTGGCAGACCAGCAAGCATGAGCCGCCCTGGTCAGATCAATGACAGATTTGGAGCCACCATTTACAAATTAATGCACAATTTGAACACATACGCAACTAAGTCCCGTTTTTGTTGGTTTGCTTCTAAACCCAAACTGAGAGTACCTAAAAAGAACTATGAGAATAATAAAAGAGCTGGAGGAGGTGCTCTGCCATCAAACTGGATCCCATTTTGACAACTGTACATGTAAAAACACCCTCAAGTTCACTTACCAGGCCACCGTTCCCAGCCCGGACCCAAAATCCAGAAGGGACTGAGGAGCAAAGGTAGGATCGCGTTTCTTGATCTGAAAGCGAACACAACAAAAAACGTTAGAGATTAATTAGAACTTCTTGCGACTGCACTTTTTAATGGACCTCGTTAAGAGCCCTCCTGACAGCGGCGTAGCCTCCAGCCATCTTAGCCGCCATGTAGACCACGCCGAGCTCTTCATCataccttcaaaaaaaaaaaaaaaagcaacaaatatCCTCCATTATGTAAGTAACcatacattacaaaaaaaaatcacgttttGTATCCTCATAGGAAACATAATGGTGATGCAGTCAATTACTTCAAAGGAGTCCAGTGATAAAATGTCCGCCGGAGCTCCGACAACACGCCCCTCTTGATGCGGTCAGCCACTACTTGCTCATCAAAATCTGCAATGTGAAAAGATGCAAACGTCAATTATATTCATGAATATTAATATCATACAAGGTTACCCACTTCCTCCTTTTTCCATGGTCTTCTTCCACAGTTCCTTTTCCAAACTCACAGCCTTTTTCCTCACTGCCGAGTCCTCGGCAGCTCGCTTCCTGCTCCACAGGAAGTTGGTCAGTTTGAGAGCACGGTCAGGAAGCTGTGTCACCTGAGACCCTATGAAATTATAACATATACATACCTAAAATGGTTGCGTATCCAAATAAGTAACCATGGCAGCAAAATTGTTTCTCCAACTTACTGTGGATGATAGAGCGGGCGGCCACCAGGAGTTCTTCGGGCAGGCGGAGGGTTTTGAGGTGGGTCACCCCCGGGTGTCGTTTGTGTGGCTCTCCTTGGAGGAAATCCGCTTTAGACTGAGGCTTTGCGACGGCACTTAAATTCTGGGAAGAAATTTTAAACATCAGACGAGTTAACGGTGCAGTGTGTTGAGTTTGACAGTTATTCTGTAATGATGCGCTGGACACATTTCAAAAGAATGCTTCTGAATCGAGCGATACAGTTATACACCTATGCGGTCAAATTTAGTTAGTTGTAGCAAACAGTTGTGTTCAATGACAATCGACTACCCACACCAAAATGACCTTACCCTGCTCCACACTATCCTGTTCACATTCGCCCGCTGGCATAAAACGCAAGAAACGTAgctcctcgtcgccattgtaaGTATTTCTCGAACTTGTTAGCTATGAATTAAAATTAAACGAGGATGAAACTGTCAGCCACACTTTGTGAAAGCACATTTCTGGATCCGTCGACAAAATAACTCCGTGTGACGAATGAAGCGGAACTAGTTTTCATCACATTTTGGTTCCTGGTATTAATTGGATAAGTGCACTAATTCCCAGCCATgacttgtattttattttattcaaaactgaattgattatttattattttcatataTTTGCTGTCAATTTGAATGCGTCAAAAAGTTAAACGGTTCAAATCCCGCTGTCTCCTgttacatttattatttttttttttactgttttaaATTTCGTGCAGCCAGTCGAAAATGTAGACGAGACGTTTCGTTCCACGTGTTTAATGAAgatttgaacagttttgcagTCCGACGATTTTCATGATGCTTGTGACGAATCTGCAGTCACGAAACACAACATTACTGAACTGCCTTTGCCCTAACGGCCGCAACTGGATTCGGGGCGCAAGTTAACATGGGAGCAAGTTCAACCGTAACACCGGCCTGTGATTAGTAAAGATGTCGCCGCCCATGTTTGAATTTATTGAAGCTAAAGACAAGCTCACGGTGGGAAAACgtccaattttatttatttagtcagAAGTACATTATTTGGTGCTGTGTTATTCAGAAAGCCCGTGACCCGCTACGCTGGTTTTTCTCTGCCTCTTTACTAATTTAGCAGCCTATGCTAACCGTTTGCTGTTGTCTCACGTTAAACGTTACTGTCGCAAACTCGTAGGAATCCACCAAGCAGGCGCTGGGCGACAAAAGCAGCAAAGCAATAATACAAGCTTTTTATCAGATCCCAGGAAAGTAAGTGATCACATTCGACGCGAGCTAAACCAAGCTAAGCATCGTATCTTTGCTAGACGAGTGCTAACTTCCTTTGCAGTGAGACTGAAAAGAAGACCACACTGGACCAGGCTTTTCGGGTGGTCCTCGGGGAGCAGATTGTAAGCCATATGAATTCTAATCGTATGTTGTTATTCGTTCGTTCTAGATGGGCTTGTAGAGAAGCTaatgttggtgtttgtgtgcagGTGGACAATGCGTCCAGTTGTGAGGCCTACTTGTCTCTTATCTACATGAGCATCGATGCAGTCACTGAAGGTATGATAGCCAAAAAGCTTCCAGTTTACAGATGCATGCACTACAGAAGCCAGCCTCCATCCCTGCAGGTATCTGCTCTGCGACTACGCCTTTCGTGCTCCTGGGGGATGTGCTGGACAGTCTTCCTCTGGATCAGTGTGACAACATCTTCACCTTTGTGGAGGAGAACGTTTCCACGTGGAAATCtgtaagaacaaaaaaaaccaaccaCCATCAGTGGCTTTTCTTTTCAATGCTTCCTTCTCTTTGCCTTTCCCAGAACTCATTCTACACAGCTGGTAAGAACTACTTGTTGAGGATGTGTAATGGTAAGTCGTGGTTCCATCATTCTTTTCTAACTGTTGAAGTCAGAGCtacagtagtttttttttttttctacacctATCTAGATCTTCTGCGGCGTCTGTCCAAGTCCCAGAACACAGTATTCTGTGGACGGATACAACTCTTCTTGGCTCGTCTCTTCCCGCTGTCAGAAAAATCCGGTAAGAACAACTGTTGAGTACGGAGCACGCCGTTACGTTAAGCACACAAGCTCCACAATCCACTTGCTGTAATTGATAGTGCGCTGGTAATCACTTTATGTTGTGTTGTGCTGATGGCAGGTCTGAATCTCCAGAGTCAGTTCAACCTGGACAACATCACAGTGTTCAACAAAAATGAAGACGAAAGCACCTTTACACTCAAGGTTAGCATTTGTGCTGTAATGCTTTCAAAACTTCATGCTATTTTAGGTTAGCATCAGCTTTTCAAAATGATATGGGGCTTTAGAGTTTCGCTTCTTATTCTATGCTCATCGAAAGCTTTGTATTTGTCTTTTGGGTTGTGCTTTAACCATTGTTCACGACATGGCAGCATGagaaggaggatggaatggagGTGGAGGAAGGGGAAATGGGCGAGGAAGAAGCACCTGCGTCATggtaaataacacacacacgcacacacacagaaataacAATGAACCTGGTCACCAACATGCACGTTGCGCTTTTTAGCTCCATCCCCATCGACTACAACCTGTACAGAAAGTTCTGGACGCTGCAGGACTACTTCCGCAACCCGGTGCAGTGCTACGACAAAGTTTCCTGGATGACCTTCCTCAAGGTACGCAAGCGTCGTCCCTGCCCGGGCTCGAGACGTGATGCTAGTGCGGGGGAATGTGATGCATGCGGACGTGGTTTGCCGCAGTACTCGGACGAAACGCTGGCCGTGTTCAAGAGCTTCAAGCTGGACGACATGCAGGCGTCCAAGAGGAAACTGGAAGAACTGCGGGCGTCTGGCGGCGAGCACGTCTATTTTGCCAAGTTCCTCACCAGTGAAAAGGTTCATCTTAATGTTAtccaaaacatatttttttaatatgccCTTAAAAAGATAATTACCTGTTATAAAAGTAATCAGAAATGACGCAATTTGTTCTGTAAAAATAGTAAACTACTACGTTTATAAATGTCAAACAAAATAGTATGCCTCCATCTTGTGGTCGACAGTGGAAGAGGcagaacaaaatagaaaaccaaTTAGCTTGACAGTGAATATGGAGGATTAGGGTTAGTTCCATTTGTCAAACttcttttaatttaataaagTTTTCTTTGTTTCTAATTTTTAAATGCAACATGTCTATTTGTGCAGCTGATGGACTTGCAGCTGAGCGACAGCAACTTCCGCCGACACATTCTGCTGCAGTACTTGATCCTCTTCCAGTACCTGAAAGGACAAGTGAAATTCAAAAGGTAAAGATtagtaacatttaaaaaaaaaaaaaggaaaaacaataaCTAAAGATTATTTTGTTTAAATCAATTGCTTTTTCCAAAGCTCCAGCTGCTTGCTAAACGACGACCAGTCTGCGTGGATCGAAGAAACCACCAAGTTAGTTTACCAGGTAACTACAACCATTAAAGGAACAAAATTTGTagttcacacacacatatatatatatatatatattttttttttttattttttttttcggaataaaaacatttgaatgtataattttttttccaagcgcTTTTTCCACTCAGTTTGCAATCTTGCTCTACCATTATTGAGCCATTTGTCAAGTGTCAAAGTGGTACAATTTATTCAACTTGTTTTTGCCATCTCGTAGCTTCTCAGAGAGATTCCTCCAGATGGGGACAAGTTCGCCACCATGGTGGAAGTAAGTCATCCCTCACGCTATTGCCAAAGCGGACGTGGAGCGTTCTTATTAATTTGCGCCTTGTTTGTGACAGCGTATCCTCAACACTGAAGAAAACTggatagcttggaaaaacgaaGGATGTTCCAGCTTTGTCAAAGAGCGGTACGCCAAAGCGCGAGTGTTTCCGCTGTGTTTCCGATTTTTCTCTGCAGCGTGTTTACgtttgtttgtcaggccggtCGACGACAAACCCAAGCGACCCAGCAGGAAACGAGCGGCTCCAGAAGACTTCCTGGGGAAAGGTCCCGACAGAAAGATCTTCATGGGAAAGTGAGGATTATTGTCGATGGGGGTCTTTGATTACTCACTGTAGatgaattcatttgatttttcaaaTATATCCCATA encodes:
- the mettl17 gene encoding methyltransferase-like protein 17, mitochondrial yields the protein MATRSYVSCVLCQRANVNRIVWSRNLSAVAKPQSKADFLQGEPHKRHPGVTHLKTLRLPEELLVAARSIIHRSQVTQLPDRALKLTNFLWSRKRAAEDSAVRKKAVSLEKELWKKTMEKGGNFDEQVVADRIKRGVLSELRRTFYHWTPLKYDEELGVVYMAAKMAGGYAAVRRALNEIKKRDPTFAPQSLLDFGSGLGTVAWAAHACWSATLKELVCVDSSGPMNILAERLLKGDDEHAAAHIKHVYFRQFLPVSPKVQFDLVASAYTLSEIASAKEREEAVLVLWRKTASYLLLVENGTKEGHQMLMEARETLLHNQDKTVHDTRPASVFAPCPHEATCPKLALASVVPCNFHQMYMPLYGHNSQMEKFSYLIVTREQRRPLEAEVHWSRLLAPPQARTRHVHCRLCHPDGRLQHLVVTASKHGRDVYRCARSSQWGDRLPLVQDDDNQNDDDTDGEPTSG
- the thoc1 gene encoding THO complex subunit 1 — translated: MSPPMFEFIEAKDKLTESTKQALGDKSSKAIIQAFYQIPGNETEKKTTLDQAFRVVLGEQIVDNASSCEAYLSLIYMSIDAVTEGICSATTPFVLLGDVLDSLPLDQCDNIFTFVEENVSTWKSNSFYTAGKNYLLRMCNDLLRRLSKSQNTVFCGRIQLFLARLFPLSEKSGLNLQSQFNLDNITVFNKNEDESTFTLKHEKEDGMEVEEGEMGEEEAPASCSIPIDYNLYRKFWTLQDYFRNPVQCYDKVSWMTFLKYSDETLAVFKSFKLDDMQASKRKLEELRASGGEHVYFAKFLTSEKLMDLQLSDSNFRRHILLQYLILFQYLKGQVKFKSSSCLLNDDQSAWIEETTKLVYQLLREIPPDGDKFATMVERILNTEENWIAWKNEGCSSFVKERPVDDKPKRPSRKRAAPEDFLGKGPDRKIFMGNDELTRLWNLNLDNMEACKSESREFMPSLDEFFAEAIEQADPANMVEEEYKVVRNPNYGWRALRLLSRRSPHFFQPTNQKFNSLADYLDTMVSKLAKELPKDIPSEEIKTGEEEDDDENGDNLLKDSNDSPSMPSKMVSNQQMDDVAAKLGNRWKSLASHLEMRAAELREIEAESEDADIRAKLLLVTWQDREGAQATVESLVAALNAAGFAKMADELSET